A genomic window from Oceanobacillus timonensis includes:
- a CDS encoding rhodanese-like domain-containing protein, with translation MTILLIALVVLLAITIFRFYRQRTYLHVLTEDQFIEGYRKAQLIDVREPQEFDKGHILGARNIPVTQMKQRLVEMRKDKPIYLYCQNSSRSARAAQLLHKKGYSDIYQLKGGFKKWTGKIKTKK, from the coding sequence ATGACGATTTTACTCATTGCTCTAGTTGTTTTACTTGCGATTACTATTTTTCGCTTCTATAGACAACGCACTTATTTACATGTACTGACAGAAGACCAATTTATAGAAGGTTACCGTAAAGCACAGTTAATTGATGTTCGCGAGCCCCAGGAATTTGATAAAGGCCATATTCTGGGAGCACGCAATATACCGGTTACGCAAATGAAACAAAGACTTGTTGAAATGCGGAAGGACAAGCCTATATACCTGTATTGCCAAAACAGCAGCCGTTCTGCCAGAGCTGCCCAGCTATTGCATAAAAAAGGATATAGTGACATTTATCAGCTTAAAGGCGGATTTAAAAAGTGGACCGGAAAAATTAAAACAAAAAAATAA
- a CDS encoding patatin-like phospholipase family protein, with amino-acid sequence MKIDAVFSGGGVKGFAYVGVLESWQEKNLQVERAAGTSAGAIIAGLLAAGYHYKDIKQMMKTLDVEKLADPPLLSKVLPVTKWLFLYFQLGLYKGVQLEEWLRDVLARQGVYQFGDLKSGALKVVVSDLSLGKLVVIPDDLERVYGLHPDTFSVAAAIRMSAGFPYFFMPKRIQGRKKEKSVMVDGGLLSNFPLWVFTEDTKKQPRPIIGVKLTDPSASLEPRKIQNALQMFPALFATMKQAHDNRYISKQQADHIIFVSAPEQNSMNFNITEENREKLRIIGKESSEKFLRTWSG; translated from the coding sequence ATGAAAATTGATGCTGTATTCTCAGGCGGGGGAGTGAAAGGATTTGCTTATGTCGGCGTATTGGAGTCTTGGCAGGAGAAAAATCTGCAAGTAGAGCGTGCTGCAGGTACTTCCGCAGGAGCGATTATAGCAGGGCTTTTAGCTGCGGGTTATCATTATAAAGATATTAAACAAATGATGAAAACACTGGATGTTGAGAAATTAGCTGATCCTCCTCTATTATCAAAGGTATTGCCGGTAACAAAATGGTTATTTCTCTACTTTCAATTAGGCTTATACAAAGGGGTGCAACTGGAGGAGTGGCTTCGAGATGTTCTGGCCCGACAAGGGGTCTATCAATTTGGTGATTTGAAATCTGGTGCATTGAAAGTGGTGGTCAGTGATTTATCACTTGGTAAATTAGTTGTGATTCCAGATGATTTAGAACGTGTTTATGGATTACATCCGGATACGTTTTCTGTAGCTGCGGCTATTCGTATGAGTGCCGGTTTTCCATATTTTTTTATGCCGAAAAGGATACAAGGCAGGAAAAAAGAAAAAAGCGTGATGGTGGATGGCGGTTTATTGAGTAATTTTCCGTTATGGGTTTTTACCGAGGATACAAAAAAGCAGCCCCGTCCCATTATCGGCGTGAAGTTAACAGACCCTTCTGCCTCGTTGGAACCCCGTAAAATTCAAAATGCTCTCCAAATGTTCCCGGCTCTTTTTGCGACAATGAAGCAGGCGCATGACAATCGATATATATCAAAACAGCAAGCGGATCATATTATCTTTGTATCTGCTCCGGAACAAAATTCCATGAATTTTAATATAACCGAGGAAAATAGGGAAAAGCTGCGGATAATAGGGAAAGAATCGAGTGAGAAATTCTTGCGTACATGGAGCGGGTAG
- the gcvPB gene encoding aminomethyl-transferring glycine dehydrogenase subunit GcvPB — MPDNHFPLLFERSKEGRTSYSLPELEIEAFDLQEELEDSYIRKEAPKLPEVSELDIIRHYTGLASRNYGVDSGFYPLGSCTMKYNPKINEDIARLEGFSHIHPYQDPNTVQGALQMLYDLQESLKEITGMHEVSLQSSAGAQGEWTALMMIRAFHEANGDNHRTKVIVPDSAHGTNPASAAVAGFEAVTVKSNKEGLVDLDDLRRVTGDDTAALMLTNPNTLGLFEKDILEMAEIIHGAGGKLYYDGANLNAIMGYVRPGDMGFDAVHLNLHKTFTGPHGGGGPGSGPVGVSEELAVYLPKPLIIKENDTFSFDDDRPQSIGRIKPFYGNFGINLRAYTYIRTMGAEGLKKVSEYAVLNANYMMRKLEKAFQLPYPQHCKHEFVLSGSIQKKLGVRTLDMAKRLLDFDIHPPTIYFPLNVEEGMMIEPTETESKETLDSFIDSMTHIAKEVEEEPEIVQEAPHHTIVKRMDEATAARKPVLRYEEASYNK; from the coding sequence ATGCCTGATAACCATTTTCCATTATTATTTGAGCGCAGTAAAGAGGGAAGAACGAGCTACAGCTTACCGGAATTAGAAATAGAAGCCTTTGATCTACAAGAAGAATTAGAGGATAGTTATATTCGTAAGGAAGCACCAAAGCTTCCGGAAGTAAGTGAATTGGATATTATTCGTCACTATACGGGGCTTGCATCCCGCAATTATGGCGTGGATTCGGGATTTTACCCGCTTGGTTCCTGTACGATGAAGTATAATCCGAAAATCAATGAAGACATTGCGCGTCTGGAAGGGTTCAGCCATATTCATCCCTACCAGGATCCCAATACTGTACAGGGCGCTTTGCAAATGCTCTATGATCTGCAGGAGTCGCTAAAAGAAATTACAGGCATGCATGAGGTTTCTTTACAATCATCAGCGGGTGCGCAGGGAGAATGGACTGCATTAATGATGATTCGTGCCTTTCACGAAGCAAATGGGGATAATCATCGTACGAAAGTCATTGTACCGGATTCTGCGCATGGAACCAATCCGGCATCGGCAGCAGTAGCCGGATTTGAAGCAGTGACTGTAAAATCGAATAAAGAAGGGCTTGTCGATCTGGATGATTTACGGCGTGTTACTGGAGATGATACTGCCGCATTAATGCTTACCAACCCGAATACCTTAGGGTTATTTGAAAAAGATATTTTAGAAATGGCCGAAATTATTCATGGAGCCGGAGGGAAGCTTTATTATGATGGTGCCAATTTAAATGCCATAATGGGCTATGTAAGACCCGGAGATATGGGATTTGATGCGGTGCATTTAAATCTTCATAAAACATTCACAGGTCCACATGGCGGCGGAGGCCCGGGCTCAGGTCCAGTCGGAGTAAGTGAAGAATTGGCCGTTTATTTACCAAAGCCGTTGATTATAAAAGAAAATGATACGTTTTCCTTTGACGATGACAGGCCGCAATCGATCGGCCGGATAAAACCATTCTACGGTAATTTTGGTATTAACTTACGTGCGTATACGTATATTCGGACAATGGGGGCAGAAGGATTGAAAAAGGTTAGTGAATATGCTGTGCTCAACGCGAACTATATGATGCGCAAATTGGAAAAAGCATTTCAGCTGCCTTATCCGCAACATTGTAAGCATGAATTTGTGCTATCAGGGAGTATTCAGAAAAAATTGGGTGTTCGGACACTAGATATGGCAAAAAGACTATTGGATTTTGATATTCATCCGCCAACCATTTATTTTCCGTTGAATGTGGAAGAGGGGATGATGATTGAGCCTACAGAAACAGAGTCCAAAGAAACGCTTGATTCCTTTATTGACAGCATGACCCATATCGCAAAAGAAGTAGAAGAAGAGCCGGAAATCGTCCAAGAGGCGCCGCATCATACGATTGTAAAGCGGATGGACGAAGCAACAGCAGCACGTAAACCCGTTCTTCGGTATGAAGAAGCATCTTATAACAAATGA
- a CDS encoding vitamin B12-dependent ribonucleotide reductase, translating to MTTHLESLRQVHIDALNEDIKKFEAVHPITEEMHITHQGVSRLVMLDRYAFKDTEKKTLKKGDFVVLTVKADPKFPARGLGFIIDINWEDNKAEVAVESGYVGVLDKEEEREKGIITRSLDVIEKPLEIYYEQIAKRNATGLSEVEETEERKARSFDAFYNQLASMNFIPAGRVLYGAGAETDVTYFNCYVMPLVKDSREGISDHRKQVMEIMSRGGGVGTNGSTLRPRNTLARGVNGKSSGSVSWLDDIAKLTNLVEQGGSRRGAQMIMLVDSHPDIVEFIISKMQNPRILRYLIENTEDEQIKQLANEKLKFTPLTETEFDLYQGIVNYKAIPGQGGFTDAAMKQATDKLRDGGTYSVHNPEFLAGANISVCITKEFMEAVETDDYYELRFPDVENYTAEEMKAYNEQWHEVGDVRKWEEMGYGVRVYRKVKAKELWNLINICATYSAEPGIFFIDNANDMTNAKAYGQQVVATNPCGEQPLAPFSVCNLAAVNLAEMADKKTKSVNVEKLKDTVETGVRMQDNVIDATPYFLAENRKQALGERRVGLGVMGLHDLLIYCDTAYGSEAGNKLVDQVFEIIATTAYRTSIELAKEKGSFPFLVGETEEETKTLRERFIQTGYMQKMPADIQEGVLEYGIRNSHLLTVAPTGSTGTMVGVSTGLEPYFSFSYYRSGRLGKFIEVKADIVEEYFNEHPEAVGKDLPDWFVTAMDLSPEAHADTQCVIQRWVDSSISKTVNAPKGYTVDQVESVYRRLYNGGAKGGTVYVDGSRDSQVLTLKAEDNQTGEQTELFPEEKEDKKVVLMDTIQELDKTNVTIGSEVGDTCPVCREGSVEDIGGCNTCTSCGAQLKCGL from the coding sequence TTGACAACCCATTTAGAATCATTAAGACAGGTTCATATTGATGCGCTTAATGAGGATATAAAAAAATTCGAAGCTGTCCATCCAATTACAGAAGAAATGCATATCACGCATCAAGGTGTGTCCCGATTAGTTATGCTGGATCGGTATGCATTTAAAGATACAGAGAAAAAAACATTAAAAAAAGGTGATTTTGTCGTTCTGACTGTCAAAGCAGATCCGAAATTTCCAGCACGCGGTCTAGGTTTTATTATAGATATAAATTGGGAAGATAACAAGGCTGAAGTAGCTGTTGAATCGGGTTATGTAGGAGTCTTAGATAAAGAAGAAGAAAGAGAGAAGGGAATAATTACGCGCTCTCTTGATGTGATTGAAAAGCCTCTGGAAATTTATTATGAACAAATTGCCAAAAGAAATGCGACAGGGCTTTCCGAAGTAGAGGAAACAGAAGAAAGAAAAGCCAGATCATTTGATGCGTTCTATAATCAATTGGCATCGATGAACTTTATTCCGGCAGGGCGTGTACTTTATGGAGCAGGTGCTGAAACAGATGTAACATATTTTAATTGTTATGTGATGCCGCTTGTAAAAGATTCCCGCGAAGGAATATCGGATCATCGCAAACAAGTTATGGAAATTATGTCACGAGGCGGCGGAGTAGGTACAAACGGTTCTACCTTGAGACCGCGTAATACCTTAGCCAGAGGAGTTAACGGGAAATCTTCCGGCAGTGTTTCCTGGCTGGATGATATTGCTAAACTGACAAATCTGGTTGAACAGGGCGGTTCCAGACGCGGTGCGCAAATGATTATGCTCGTTGATTCGCACCCGGATATAGTTGAATTTATCATTTCTAAAATGCAAAATCCGCGGATTTTGCGCTATTTAATCGAAAATACAGAAGACGAACAAATAAAACAGCTGGCAAATGAAAAGCTAAAATTTACTCCGCTGACAGAGACGGAATTTGATTTATATCAGGGAATTGTCAATTATAAAGCAATACCTGGTCAAGGCGGATTTACAGATGCTGCCATGAAACAGGCGACGGATAAACTGCGTGATGGAGGAACTTATTCCGTTCATAATCCGGAATTTCTAGCAGGCGCTAATATCTCCGTTTGTATTACAAAAGAATTTATGGAAGCAGTGGAAACAGACGATTATTATGAACTGCGCTTTCCAGATGTGGAAAATTATACAGCAGAAGAAATGAAAGCTTATAATGAACAGTGGCATGAAGTAGGGGATGTCCGTAAGTGGGAAGAAATGGGCTATGGCGTTCGTGTATACAGGAAAGTAAAAGCGAAAGAGTTGTGGAACTTAATCAATATTTGCGCAACGTATTCTGCAGAACCAGGCATTTTCTTTATTGATAATGCGAATGATATGACCAATGCAAAAGCGTATGGTCAGCAGGTTGTTGCAACAAATCCTTGCGGAGAACAACCGCTTGCACCATTTTCTGTTTGTAATTTAGCTGCTGTTAACCTTGCTGAAATGGCAGATAAAAAAACCAAATCGGTAAATGTAGAAAAATTAAAAGATACGGTAGAGACTGGTGTACGGATGCAAGATAATGTGATCGATGCAACCCCGTATTTCTTAGCTGAAAATAGAAAGCAGGCTTTAGGCGAAAGACGTGTCGGTTTAGGTGTGATGGGACTGCATGATTTATTAATTTATTGCGATACAGCTTACGGCTCAGAAGCAGGGAATAAGCTTGTGGATCAAGTATTTGAAATCATTGCAACAACAGCCTATCGCACATCTATTGAGTTAGCGAAAGAAAAAGGAAGTTTCCCGTTTTTAGTTGGTGAAACAGAAGAAGAAACAAAAACGTTACGTGAACGTTTCATACAAACAGGTTATATGCAAAAAATGCCGGCTGATATCCAGGAAGGCGTGTTGGAATACGGCATTCGCAACTCGCACTTGCTTACTGTTGCTCCAACCGGAAGTACAGGTACGATGGTTGGTGTAAGTACAGGCCTTGAACCGTACTTCTCGTTCTCTTATTACAGAAGCGGACGATTGGGCAAATTTATTGAAGTAAAAGCAGATATTGTTGAGGAATATTTCAATGAGCACCCAGAAGCAGTAGGTAAAGATTTACCGGATTGGTTTGTGACTGCAATGGATCTGAGCCCTGAAGCACATGCTGATACACAATGTGTCATTCAGCGCTGGGTTGACAGTTCCATTTCGAAAACAGTAAATGCGCCAAAGGGATATACGGTCGATCAAGTAGAAAGCGTATATCGCCGTCTCTATAATGGCGGTGCAAAAGGCGGTACTGTTTATGTGGATGGAAGCAGAGATTCCCAAGTCCTGACCTTAAAAGCAGAAGACAATCAAACTGGGGAGCAGACAGAATTATTCCCGGAAGAGAAAGAAGATAAAAAGGTTGTGCTTATGGATACGATTCAGGAATTAGATAAAACGAATGTAACGATTGGTTCCGAGGTAGGAGATACGTGTCCGGTCTGCCGAGAAGGAAGCGTGGAAGATATCGGCGGTTGCAATACGTGCACTAGCTGTGGGGCACAATTAAAATGTGGATTGTAA
- the mntR gene encoding transcriptional regulator MntR, which translates to MPTPSMEDYIEIIYNLIEAKGYARVSSIAEALEVHPSSVTKMVQKLDKDNYLDYEKYRGFVLTSKGKKIGERLVFRHELLEDFLGLIGVDEEHIYDDVEGIEHHLSWNSIDRIADVVAYFKEDEQRRNDLQKTSEANKA; encoded by the coding sequence ATGCCAACACCTAGCATGGAAGATTATATTGAAATTATTTATAATTTAATTGAAGCAAAAGGATATGCCAGAGTTTCCTCCATCGCAGAGGCGTTAGAAGTGCATCCTTCTTCCGTCACAAAGATGGTGCAGAAATTGGACAAGGATAATTATTTAGACTACGAAAAATACCGTGGATTTGTATTGACGTCTAAAGGCAAAAAAATCGGAGAGCGGCTCGTTTTCAGACACGAACTGCTGGAAGATTTTCTGGGATTAATCGGCGTCGATGAAGAACATATATATGATGATGTAGAAGGAATTGAGCATCATCTCAGCTGGAATTCGATTGACAGGATTGCAGATGTTGTTGCCTATTTTAAAGAAGATGAGCAGCGGAGAAATGATTTACAAAAAACAAGTGAAGCAAATAAAGCCTAA